A single window of Selenomonas sputigena DNA harbors:
- a CDS encoding type II toxin-antitoxin system RelB/DinJ family antitoxin, producing the protein MAQAVVNFSMDAVLKEQMEQTCHAMGLTMASAFTMFATKVTREQRIPFEVSADPFYSEANMERLRKSIAQMEATGGTNDHLTANKRGCRT; encoded by the coding sequence ATGGCACAGGCAGTTGTAAATTTTTCTATGGATGCAGTCTTGAAAGAGCAGATGGAGCAGACATGCCATGCGATGGGCCTGACAATGGCATCCGCCTTCACGATGTTTGCTACAAAAGTCACGCGAGAACAGCGCATTCCTTTTGAAGTATCCGCCGACCCCTTTTACAGCGAAGCTAATATGGAGCGGCTGCGAAAATCCATCGCCCAAATGGAAGCAACCGGCGGTACAAATGACCATCTTACAGCAAACAAAAGGGGCTGTCGCACTTAG